The following coding sequences lie in one Streptomyces xiamenensis genomic window:
- a CDS encoding carboxypeptidase-like regulatory domain-containing protein yields MSKSESGAVAGDALVIRGTVRDSLGVALPRAVVTLAVPGGRQLEKTRSADDGGFQVRAPGEGDYLLAAFSPQLGAQSVTVSLDGRPVEVEFRIDVPGTMVP; encoded by the coding sequence GTGAGCAAATCGGAGTCCGGGGCCGTTGCGGGGGACGCTCTGGTCATCCGGGGTACGGTCCGCGACTCGCTCGGTGTGGCACTGCCGCGGGCCGTGGTGACCCTGGCTGTTCCTGGGGGCAGACAGCTGGAGAAGACGCGGAGCGCCGACGACGGCGGCTTCCAGGTGCGCGCGCCCGGGGAGGGCGACTATCTGCTGGCGGCCTTCTCGCCGCAACTGGGCGCGCAGAGCGTTACGGTGAGCCTCGACGGGCGGCCCGTCGAGGTGGAGTTCCGCATCGATGTGCCGGGCACGATGGTGCCGTAG